The Caenorhabditis elegans chromosome II genome has a segment encoding these proteins:
- the idpb-1 gene encoding Intrinsically Disordered Protein, class B (Confirmed by transcript evidence;~Product from WormBase gene class idpb), giving the protein MFKLFIFSTLILALGAYYGQVQAAVLPVSSTEVALVRSSASTTSSSETSIDTLGSSRVKRQGGCGCCGCGCGCCGCGGGGGGCGCCCCRPRCCCCCRRCCTCCRTCCCTRCCTCCRPCCCGCGCGCGCCGCGGGGRKRRSLQNLRIDEANRALGIKRRPTKGGDNC; this is encoded by the exons ATGTtcaaactatttattttctcaactttGATTCTGGCTCTTGGAGCATACTACGGTCAGGTGCAAGCTGCCGTATTGCCAGTATCCTCAACAGAGGTTGCACTAGTGAGATCATCTGCTTCAACTACTTCATCATCTGAAACATCAATTGATACATTAGGATCATCCAGAGTTAAAAGACAAGGAGGATGTGGTTGCTGTGGATGTGGATGCGGATGCTGTGGATGTggtggaggaggtggaggatGCGGATGCTGCTGTTGTAGACCAAG atgctgctgctgttgccGTCGTTGCTGCACATGTTGCCGTACTTGCTGTTGTACAAGATGTTGTACTTGCTGCCGTCCATGTTGCTGTGGATGTGGATGTGGATGTGGATGTTGTGGATGCGGAGGTGGAGGACGTAAACGTCGTTCTCTTCAGAATCTTCGTATCGATGAAGCCAACAGAGCCCTCGGAATCAAGAGACGACCAACCAAGGGAGGAGACAATTGTTGA
- the C04G6.11 gene encoding uncharacterized protein (Predicted) produces the protein MKSELSVNLKCVLCATFQEFEKQLFSIRILIFKFLQKLSRKTESKNLRYSGKNNIYPQLAKEIDKISEKNRGRKREIGSDEESVRNERDCLKKSRRRLLSIKFFVFFFCLLPFFLSSSIFFLYLFYLTVGK, from the exons ATGAAAAGTGAATTATCAGTCAACTTGAAGTGTGTTTTATGTgcg acgtttcaagaatttgaaaaacaacttttttcaatccgtattctgattttcaaattccttcaaaaa ctcTCACGAAAAActgaatcgaaaaatcttaGATATTCAGGAAAGAATAATATTTATCCACAATTAGCGAAGGAAATCGATAagatcagtgaaaaaaatagaggaagaaaaagagagataGGAAGTGATGAAGAGAGTGTTAGAAATGAAAGAGACTGTCTGAAGAAATCAAGAAGACGTCTTCTTTCAATcaagtttttcgttttttttttctgtcttttACCATTTTTTCTATCATCTTCTATCTTTTTCCTCTATCTCTTCTATCTTACTGttggaaaatga
- the idpb-3 gene encoding Intrinsically Disordered Protein, class B (Confirmed by transcript evidence;~Product from WormBase gene class idpb), with the protein MSKIAYSTLAILAIIAISQVQSAVLPVSSKEVALVTSSTDASTTSSSETSIDTLGSSRVKRQGGCGCCGCGCGCCGCGGGGGGCGCCCCRPRCCCCCRRCCTCCRTCCCTRCCTCCRPCCCGCGCGCCGCGGGGRKRRSLQNLRIDEANRALGIKRRPAKGGDKC; encoded by the exons ATGTCCAAGATCGCATACTCCACTTTAGCCATTCTGGCAATCATTGCAATTTCCCAG GTTCAATCAGCAGTCTTGCCAGTGTCCTCAAAAGAAGTGGCGTTAGTAACATCATCAACTGATGCTTCAACTACTTCATCATCTGAAACATCAATTGATACATTAGGATCATCCAGAGTTAAAAGACAAGGAGGATGTGGTTGCTGTGGGTGCGGATGCGGATGCTGCGGATGtggaggaggaggtggaggatGCGGATGCTGCTGTTGTAGGCCAAG atgctgctgctgttgccGTCGTTGCTGCACATGTTGCCGTACTTGCTGTTGTACAAGATGTTGTACCTGCTGCCGTCCATGTTGTTGTGGATGTGGATGTGGATGTTGTGGATGCGGAGGTGGAGGACGTAAACGTCGTTCTCTTCAGAATCTTCGTATCGATGAAGCCAACAGAGCCCTCGGAATCAAGAGACGACCAGCCAAGGGAGGAGACAagtgctaa
- the C04G6.6 gene encoding uncharacterized protein (Confirmed by transcript evidence), producing the protein MRKGERDDDSSTVAVIRGAGKKSKKTASKGPKKELKNPKKKPKKNLKNKKSRNSESEMSDSGKTTDCEMEISDADDYPPVKRYPNRRRSPPPPPPSGRAISAY; encoded by the coding sequence ATGCGAAAAGGAGAGCGGGATGATGACTCGAGCACTGTGGCGGTGATTCGTGGAGCTGGAAAGAAATCTAAGAAAACGGCGAGCAAGGGGCCAAAGAAGGAGCTCAAAAATCCGAAGAAAAAGCCAaagaagaatctgaaaaacaaaaaatcgagaaattccGAGTCAGAAATGTCGGATTCCGGAAAAACGACGGACTGTGAAATGGAGATCAGCGACGCAGATGATTATCCACCAGTGAAGAGATATCCAAATCGTCGTCgatcaccaccaccacctccaccatcCGGTAGAGCTATCAGTGCTTATTAG
- the C04G6.13 gene encoding C6 domain-containing protein (Confirmed by transcript evidence): MFLLLFSLMPIMNGCIPTQEVEPITTTTTTTTEDPTTTTVPYPCSACTPIYNTGCMGYGVPSPTNWCAIGEDIPVTYTIGINDYGSTACQTTLQCPSGTIAYFDQSGTEVEGNDGGTDSYSISCEEEGNYVGMWMTQIEAFPQPINLVTCRNA; encoded by the exons ATGTTTCTACTCTTATTCTCATTGATGCCTATAATGAACGGATGTATTCCCACTCAGGAAGTTGAAC cAATTACCACTACAACTACAACGACTACCGAAGATCCAACCACAACAACAGTCCCTTATC CGTGCTCTGCTTGCACACCAATCTACAATACTGGTTGCATGGGATATGGTGTCCCCAGTCCGACAAATTGGTGTGCTATTGGAGAAGATATTCCAGTGACTTATACAATTGGAATAAATGATTACGGGTCTACTGCTTGCCA aacaacgcTCCAATGTCCTTCCGGAACTATTGCATATTTCGATCAATCAGGTACTGAAGTTGAAGGGAATGATGGAGGAACTGATTCTTACTCAATATCGTGCGAAGAAGAGGGCAATTATGTTGGAATGTGGATGACTCAAATTGAAGCATTTCCTCAGCCGATAAATCTAGTTACTTGTAGGAATGCTTGA